The following are encoded in a window of Ictalurus punctatus breed USDA103 chromosome 13, Coco_2.0, whole genome shotgun sequence genomic DNA:
- the sncgb gene encoding synuclein, gamma b (breast cancer-specific protein 1) isoform X2 — protein MDVLMKGFSMAKEGMVAAAEKTKAGVEEAALKTKEGVMYVGNKTKEGVVSGVNTVTQRTTEQANIVGDAAVANANDLGQKTVEGVENVAASTGLVNPADFSQGGMEGGDGGQGY, from the exons ATGGATGTACTAATGAAGGGATTTTCCATGGCCAAAGAGGGAATGGTGGCTGCCGCAGAGAAGACTAAAGCTGGCGTCGAAGAAGCAGCTCTCAAGACCAAAGAGGGCGTCATGTATGTAG GTAATAAGACAAAGGAGGGTGTTGTATCAGGTGTCAACACAG TGACACAGAGGACTACAGAGCAGGCAAACATAGTTGGCGATGCAGCAGTGGCGAATGCTAATGATTTGGGACAGAAGACTGTGGAGGGAGTGGAGAACGTGGCCGCATCAACCGGCTTGGTGAATCCA GCAGACTTCTCCCAGGGCGGGATGGAGGGTGGAGACGGTGGCCAG GGATATTAG
- the sncgb gene encoding synuclein, gamma b (breast cancer-specific protein 1) isoform X1 translates to MDVLMKGFSMAKEGMVAAAEKTKAGVEEAALKTKEGVMYVGNKTKEGVVSGVNTVTQRTTEQANIVGDAAVANANDLGQKTVEGVENVAASTGLVNPDEPVYEADFSQGGMEGGDGGQGY, encoded by the exons ATGGATGTACTAATGAAGGGATTTTCCATGGCCAAAGAGGGAATGGTGGCTGCCGCAGAGAAGACTAAAGCTGGCGTCGAAGAAGCAGCTCTCAAGACCAAAGAGGGCGTCATGTATGTAG GTAATAAGACAAAGGAGGGTGTTGTATCAGGTGTCAACACAG TGACACAGAGGACTACAGAGCAGGCAAACATAGTTGGCGATGCAGCAGTGGCGAATGCTAATGATTTGGGACAGAAGACTGTGGAGGGAGTGGAGAACGTGGCCGCATCAACCGGCTTGGTGAATCCA GATGAACCTGTATATGAG GCAGACTTCTCCCAGGGCGGGATGGAGGGTGGAGACGGTGGCCAG GGATATTAG